Proteins from a single region of Macaca thibetana thibetana isolate TM-01 chromosome 4, ASM2454274v1, whole genome shotgun sequence:
- the EEF1A1 gene encoding elongation factor 1-alpha 1 — protein sequence MGKEKTHINIVVIGHVDSGKSTTTGHLIYKCGGIDKRTIEKFEKEAAEMGKGSFKYAWVLDKLKAERERGITIDISLWKFETSKYYVTIIDAPGHRDFIKNMITGTSQADCAVLIVAAGVGEFEAGISKNGQTREHALLAYTLGVKQLIVGVNKMDSTEPPYSQKRYEEIVKEVSTYIKKIGYNPDTVAFVPISGWNGDNMLEPSANMPWFKGWKVTRKDGNASGTTLLEALDCILPPTRPTDKPLRLPLQDVYKIGGIGTVPVGRVETGVLKPGMVVTFAPVNVTTEVKSVEMHHEALSEALPGDNVGFNVKNVSVKDVRRGNVAGDSKNDPPMEAAGFTAQVIILNHPGQISAGYAPVLDCHTAHIACKFAELKEKIDRRSGKKLEDGPKFLKSGDAAIVDMVPGKPMCVESFSDYPPLGRFAVRDMRQTVAVGVIKAVDKKAAGAGKVTKSAQKAQKAK from the exons atgggaaaggaaaagacTCATATCAACATTGTCGTCATTGGACACGTAGATTCGGGCAAGTCCACCACTACTGGCCATCTGATCTACAAATGCGGTGGCATCGACAAAAGAACCATTGAAAAATTTGAGAAGGAGGCTGCTGAG ATGGGAAAGGGCTCCTTCAAGTATGCCTGGGTCTTGGATAAACTGAAAGCTGAGCGGGAACGTGGTATCACCATTGATATCTCCTTGtggaaatttgagaccagcaagtATTATGTGACTATCATTGATGCCCCAGGACACAGAGACTTCATCAAAAACATGATTACAGGGACATCTCAG GCTGACTGTGCTGTCCTGATTGTTGCTGCTGGTGTTGGTGAATTTGAAGCTGGTATCTCCAAGAATGGGCAGACCCGAGAGCATGCTCTTCTGGCTTACACACTGGGTGTGAAACAACTAATTGTTGGTGTTAACAAAATGGATTCCACTGAGCCACCCTACAGCCAGAAGAGATACGAGGAAATTGTTAAGGAAGTCAGCACTTACATTAAGAAAATTGGCTACAACCCCGACACAGTAGCATTTGTGCCAATTTCTGGTTGGAATGGTGACAACATGCTGGAGCCAAGTGCTAAC ATGCCTTGGTTCAAGGGATGGAAGGTCACCCGTAAGGATGGCAATGCCAGTGGAACCACGCTGCTTGAGGCTCTGGACTGCATCCTACCACCAACTCGTCCAACTGACAAGCCCTTGCGCCTGCCTCTCCAGGATGTCTACAAAATTGGTG GTATTGGTACTGTTCCTGTTGGCCGAGTGGAGACTGGTGTTCTCAAACCCGGTATGgtggtcacctttgctccagtcaaCGTTACAACTGAAGTAAAATCTGTCGAAATGCACCATGAAGCTTTGAGTGAAGCTCTTCCTGGGGACAATGTGGGCTTCAATGTCAAGAATGTGTCTGTCAAGGATGTTCGTCGTGGCAACGTTGCTGGTGACAGCAAAAATGACCCACCAATGGAAGCAGCTGGCTTCACTGCTCAg GTGATTATCCTGAACCATCCAGGCCAAATAAGTGCTGGCTATGCCCCTGTGTTGGATTGCCACACAGCTCACATTGCATGCAAGTTTGCTGAGCTGAAGGAAAAGATTGATCGCCGTTCTGGTAAAAAACTGGAAGATGGCCCTAAATTCTTGAAGTCTGGTGATGCTGCCATTGTTGATATGGTTCCTGGCAAGCCTATGTGTGTTGAGAGCTTCTCAGACTATCCACCTTTGG gtcgCTTTGCTGTTCGTGATATGAGGCAGACAGTTGCGGTGGGTGTCATCAAAGCAGTGGACAAGAAGGCTGCTGGAGCTGGCAAGGTCACCAAGTCTGCCCAGAAAGCTCAGAAGGCTAAATGA